Proteins from a genomic interval of Sphingopyxis sp. QXT-31:
- a CDS encoding alginate lyase family protein, producing MIARRSLLLATLLAWPAAAIARGDGVDIAAIERARVLPRALALLHDEPRTIAAIPATRSPAGPRDYYSEGDYWWPDPAHPDGPYIRRDGRSNPDKFDGHRDALIAFGRTVPMLAAAWKLTREDRFATAAMRHLAAWFVDPATRMSPNLNHAQAIIGVNQGRAIGVIDTLQISEVARAAQCFAEAGAPGYAAIRAGVEGWFAAYLDWLLTSPFGIEERDQKNNHGTCWLLQAASFAALLGREDVLTDARARLQTVIIPNQIEPDGRQPLELARTKPYAYALFNLDVLAATAWLLGEGKGDLIAWATPDGGSIGQAAAWMAPYIEDKARWPLPPDIEYWDGFPVRQPSLLFAGLALGRADWLALWRRLDADPATGEVVRNFPVRQPILWLAEANSGPLSAV from the coding sequence ATGATCGCGCGTCGTTCCCTGCTTCTTGCAACGCTGCTTGCATGGCCGGCGGCGGCGATAGCGCGCGGGGACGGGGTCGATATCGCTGCGATCGAGCGCGCGCGCGTGTTGCCGCGGGCCTTGGCGCTGCTCCATGACGAACCGCGCACGATCGCTGCCATTCCGGCAACGCGCAGCCCGGCGGGGCCGCGGGATTATTATTCGGAGGGCGATTATTGGTGGCCCGACCCGGCCCATCCCGACGGTCCCTATATCCGCCGCGACGGGCGGTCGAACCCCGACAAGTTCGACGGGCATCGCGACGCGCTGATCGCCTTCGGGCGCACCGTGCCGATGCTTGCCGCGGCGTGGAAGCTGACGCGCGAGGATCGCTTCGCGACCGCCGCGATGCGACATCTGGCCGCGTGGTTCGTCGATCCAGCGACGCGGATGAGCCCCAATTTGAACCACGCGCAGGCGATCATCGGGGTGAACCAGGGCCGCGCCATCGGGGTGATCGACACGCTGCAGATTTCCGAGGTCGCGCGCGCCGCGCAATGCTTCGCCGAAGCCGGCGCGCCGGGCTATGCGGCGATCCGCGCGGGGGTCGAGGGCTGGTTCGCGGCCTATCTCGACTGGCTGTTGACGTCGCCCTTTGGGATCGAGGAGCGCGACCAGAAGAATAATCACGGGACGTGCTGGTTGCTGCAAGCCGCGTCTTTCGCAGCGTTGCTCGGCCGCGAGGATGTGCTGACCGATGCGCGGGCGCGGCTTCAGACGGTGATCATCCCGAACCAGATCGAGCCCGACGGGCGCCAGCCGCTCGAACTCGCGCGCACCAAGCCTTATGCCTATGCGCTCTTCAACCTCGACGTGCTCGCTGCGACCGCGTGGCTGCTCGGCGAAGGGAAGGGCGATCTCATCGCCTGGGCGACCCCCGACGGCGGTTCGATCGGGCAGGCGGCCGCATGGATGGCGCCTTATATCGAGGACAAGGCGCGGTGGCCGCTGCCGCCCGACATCGAGTATTGGGATGGCTTCCCGGTGCGCCAGCCGAGCCTGCTCTTCGCCGGCCTCGCGCTGGGCCGCGCCGACTGGCTGGCGCTCTGGCGCCGACTCGATGCCGATCCGGCGACCGGCGAGGTGGTGCGAAACTTCCCCGTTCGCCAGCCGATCCTGTGGCTGGCCGAAGCGAATAGCGGTCCCTTGTCAGCCGTTTAA